Below is a genomic region from Palaemon carinicauda isolate YSFRI2023 chromosome 31, ASM3689809v2, whole genome shotgun sequence.
TACATTGTGTCCTGgaaagtggccttggcagaagagaatggtaagcacccgtgtctataaaaaatcgcacgcccgtacctgcctcatataaaaagaaaagatttgtgacGGGAggcattcgcacatttcttcgcagcagcccagaatctggagtggtGCTAGCATAAATGCGGTCGATTGGCGTCAGCGAGGGGCTGGAGGGGTTGTAGGTTGGAGCGTAagtgaggggtggtatatgtgggtggtgggcggctttgtcgccgctccggcacatcacggggtgggCGTCAGTGTCCTACCGCATTCGCGTCAGCTTCAGTATGTTGATtaattgtcctcttcatcaggagtagaggcattgatggaggtcttgaaggtggtgaagtggatgtccataagggcatcgactttgattATCAAGTCGTTCTTGGACAAAATATCGACATTGAGGATGGCAGCCCATACAGTTTCGGGTAGGCGCCGTACCTAAAgagcatgaagtagattcacttcatgatgAGAGCCGGCtggggcaggttgcaggcaagtgatactggtcatttccctcagggcgaaagaagccttttggtcccctaacggttgttgagagagctgaattaAGTTGGCCTACATGGGCGGctagtgatggtgagtactgctccaggaggtatgctttggggtgtccccttggtcgcaaaacCAATCTCTTATTTTGGGGAAAGTGTCCTCAGGAATCGCTGTGAAAACATAGTCTGGTttagtgcttgagcgagtcacgcccttattGTGAAACTGGACCTCGGCACGCTTAAACCAGGCGAATGCCTCCGTACTGGCGAAGAGCACTAGTTTTAAGGGTGTAGCATTAACAGTAGAGTTAGTGTCGAAGGGCGGCATTATCAGACAATGGGCTGCCAAACGAGGATTCAAGTTTTCAGCTTCGAAAACTGTGGCGATGCATTTTTGCCGTATAAGAGGTATTCATCCGGACCCTGACTTATACatatgttggaaaagaatttcttgcaGAGATGAAACCTTGTTTTTAGGGATATTATTTGACAGTAAGTTAACATGGGTTCCTcatgttaaaaatttgaaagttAAATGTATTCAGTCtcttaatttgattagaattttaaCCCATACTTTTTGGGGTGCTGATCGAAAGCACCTTCTAATGCTTTACAAAGCATTAATTGCATCGAAAGTTgcatatggatgtgaaatatattcctcagcaacaaaaacaacattggCATTATTAGACTCTGTACACAATGCTGGAATAAGACTAGCCAGTGGAGCTTTTAAGTCATCTCCCATATCTAGTCTGTTAGTAGATGCTTGTGAAATGCCTTTGGAGCTTCACCGCCAGTCATCGCTGGTTCGATACTGGTTTAGACTTCAAAGGCTGCCAAAGTCACTCACATATGAAACTGTTATTAATTTAAAATGTACTAGTTTTTATGATAATCATCCTAGATACCCTAAACCGTTAGGTTATAGAGCTTTAAGAACCTTGGAGGACTATGAAATCCCCAAGGgtaaaattttacctgtagagtaCTCTAAAGTACCTCCATGGAATCTACCCTCTGTAGATTTCTGTAAATGTATATTAAATTCAAAACGAGAAACATCCAAggagataatgagagttactttcttGGAGCACATAGAATGCCATAAGGACTCTGTTTTCGTTTTTACGGATGGATCCAAATCCAGCGCTGGCAATGGATTTGGgatatgttttccaaattttaatcgaaGTATTAGATTACCTAACCAAGCATTCATTTTTACAGCTGAATGCTATGCTATTTTAATGGCAGTCAAGGAAATCTTCCGGCTACCTCATGAAGATTGTTATTTTTAGCAACTCCTTGAGTGTATTGGTGGCAATGAACCACTTCAATTCACTACAcccaataataatcaaaattcttgaatggctatatctactgggaaatagaggtaagaatattaaattttgttgggttcctgctCATGTCGATATAAAGGGAAATGAGAAAGCGGACTCTCTGGCAAAGGATGCAGTTCATAgctgtataagaaataactttttactaCCTGCAAAAGATATGTACCCCGTAATTCAGTCCGTACTTAGAGAAACTTGGAATTTTTATTGGGAGTTGGAATATCAAAAAATGAGTGAAATTGTTAAATCATCTCATCCAAGGGCATATTTTGACATGCAAAGGTCAAGAGAAGTGGTACTGTGCCGAATGAGAATCGGTCACACCAGATTGACGCACAGCTTTTTGATGAGTGGAGAACATCAGCCATTTTGTGAAGATTGCTTGGTGCCACTGACTGTGAAACATATATTAACCGAGTGTCCAAGTTACTTGGCCGAGAGAATAcgccattttcataattgtaagGATAGCTGTGGCTTTTACATACTATCTAAAATTTTGGGACCTGAATGCAATGTGGATtgcctttttaaatttcttatggatactggtttatttaataagatttaatcatgAGTTGAAATAAGATGCATAATATTCGTTAACTATATTCtatggcatcaatgacctttgctgttacgatgccagataatacctaataatcaatcaactATCAGACAATAAGACACAGCAGAGTGGGGAAAGGGAAGGCAGGATGGAGCTGGACACTCTGGTGGTCAACAGTGTGCAAG
It encodes:
- the LOC137625064 gene encoding uncharacterized protein — protein: MHFCRIRGIHPDPDLYICWKRISCRDETLFLGILFDSKLTWVPHVKNLKVKCIQSLNLIRILTHTFWGADRKHLLMLYKALIASKVAYGCEIYSSATKTTLALLDSVHNAGIRLASGAFKSSPISSLLVDACEMPLELHRQSSLVRYWFRLQRLPKSLTYETVINLKCTSFYDNHPRYPKPLGYRALRTLEDYEIPKGKILPVEYSKVPPWNLPSVDFCKCILNSKRETSKEIMRVTFLEHIECHKDSVFVFTDGSKSSAGNGFGICFPNFNRSIRLPNQAFIFTAECYAILMAVKEIFRLPHEDCYF